DNA sequence from the Bacteroidales bacterium genome:
TCAGGGTTGATGAAAAAATAGTCGAAAAAACCTTTAAGGGCGAAATTTGTTCCATTCCTGTAAAAGAAACAGTTCGCCGCTCTGACAAACTCTATAAAATCACCGACCGTTGATGCAATGGTTCAACCACCACACCCACTCTACTTTCTGCGACGGAAGCAAACCACCTGTTGATTATGTTAAAACTGCACTGGAACTGGGTTTTTCCGTTCTTGGTTTTTCGAGCCATGCTCCCCTGCCTTTTGACAACACTTTTGCCCTCAGGGATGAAAAAGTGGAGGAATACCGTCAAACCATCCGCTCGCTGAGTTATGAGTATGCCGGCCAACTGGAAATTCACCTCTCAATGGAAATTGATTTTATTCCAGGATTGATGGAAGATTTCAGCTATTGGAAGAAGCGCGCCAACCTTGATTATGTGATTGGCGGTGTTCATTTATTGGTTCCTCCCGGCACCCGGGAATTGTGGTTTATTGACGGCCCCAGGCGCGAAACATACGATCAGGGTTTGAAGAAGTTCTTTGGCGGAGATACACGTAAAGCGGTTCGCACATATTATGATCAGTTGAACCAGATGGTTGAAAGCCAGGCTCCCGATGTAATTGCTCATATTGACAAGATCAAAATGCACAACAACGAGCGATTTTTCAGCGTAAACGACAACTGGTATCTGGATATGTTTTTTGAGAACCTTGCGCTGGTGAAGAAAAAGGGATGCATTGTAGAAGTGAATACGCGGGGGCTTTACAAAGGCCGCTGCAACGAACTATTCCCGAATCTCACCGCCTTGAAAAGAATTAAAGAATTACAGATTCCGGTTACGCTAAGTTCCGATGCCCATGCACCGGAAGACCTTTCAAAGGAATTCCCTTATGCACTTGAACTAATTAAAACTGCTGGGATCAAGGAATTGATGGTTTTTAGCTGCGGGAAATGGAAAGCGGAGGCGATTCAATAAATGTTGCCACGGATGCACGGATGAATATAAAAACAGTTGCCACGAATGTACGAATTGAAGCCTTGCCACAGATGCACAGATGAATACATTGCCACGGATTCACGGATGAAAACATTGCCACGAATTCAGGGATGAAAACATTGCCACGGAACATATCCAACCCTTGGGAAAATTAGCTATGAAGGTTGAAGACCTACAACTGTATGACCATTGTATGACAATAGTCTAACCACTGAATGACTACTGTATTACTCCAATACTCCAGGCTTCGACAAGCTCAGCCACCAAGTACGCTAACCCTGCAATCTCCCCTTCTCCCCTTCTCCATCTCTCCCCGTCCTGACTTAATAACCCCACTTCAGATACATCGCTCCCCAGGTAAATCCGGCACCAAAGGTGGCCAGGATGATGTTATCGCCTTTTTTTAGCTGCGATTCCCATTCCCAAAGGCAAAGCGGAAGTGTTGCAGCGGTGGTGTTGCCGAATTTATGAATATTGATCATCACCTTGTTTTTGTCAAGCTTCATGCGTTGAGCAGTAGCTTCAATAATGCGCATATTGGCCTGGTGAGGAACCAGCCAATGAAGGTCGTTGGCGGTCAACCCATTTTTTTCCATCAGTTCAACCGAAACATCAGCCATTTTTGAGACAGCCCATTTAAAAACTGCCTGTCCTTCCTGATAAATAAAATGTTCACGTGCATTCACTGTTTCATATGAAGCCGGTTTTTCTGAACCGCCAGCCTTTTGATGCAGATGAACCCGGCCTGCACCGTCACTTTGCAAAATGCTGTCAATGATGCCATAACCATTTGCACTGGGTTCAAGCATAACAGCGCCGGCGCCATCACCAAAAATCGGACAGGTAGTCCTATCGGTATAATCAACAATGGATGACATTTTCTCAGCGCCTACAACAACCACTTTTATATGTGTTCCCGATTCAATGAACTTCGCTGCAGTGGAAAGGGCATATAAAAAGCCGGAGCAACCGGCATTCAGATCAAAACTAAAGGCGTTTTTTATCTCGCACTTATCGCTGATGATGTTGGCGGTGGCCGGGAATTGCCTGTCGGGTGTTACGGTGGCGCAAATCAGCATGTCCACTTCCGAGGGGTGGGTTCCGGTTTTTTCAAGCAATTGGTTCACAGCCTTGTGCCCAACTTCCGAAGCGCCAAATTCACCTTTAATAATTCGTCGTTCCTTTATCCCGATGCGGGTCATGATCCACTCATCGGTTGTGTCAACCATGTGGCTTAATTCATCATTCGTCAGTACATAATCAGGAACATTAGCTCCAATTCCTGTAATGACTGCTCTACTCCTGGTCATTGACTGTAAATTTTAAATATCGTCTGCTGATTTATTGCTCAATGTATGCTTCACCAGCGCTTCTTTAATTTTTTTGGCGAGCCCTGCTTCATGCACTTCTTTTGCCAGCAGGATCATGTTTTTTATGGCCTTATCATTCGATATCCCATGTCCGACAATAACGGTTCCATCAACACCAAGCACAGGGGTTCCACCATAATTTTCATAATTGAAGCGATCGAGATATTCATCCTGAATGCCTCTCTTGACCAAAATGCGGTAAATGGATTCGGCTTGTTTAAGTACTATGTTTCCTGTGAATCCATCGCATACAATCACATCGGCCTTATCTTTAAAAATATCACGACCTTCGATATTGCCTGCAAAATTGAAATCTTCGGTATTTTTCATCAACTGATGCGTTGATTGTGCCAGCAGGCTTCCCTTCTTTTCTTCTTCGCCAATATTCAGCAATCCAACTCTAGGGTTCGAAATATTGTGAACATACTCTGCATACA
Encoded proteins:
- a CDS encoding ketoacyl-ACP synthase III, yielding MTRSRAVITGIGANVPDYVLTNDELSHMVDTTDEWIMTRIGIKERRIIKGEFGASEVGHKAVNQLLEKTGTHPSEVDMLICATVTPDRQFPATANIISDKCEIKNAFSFDLNAGCSGFLYALSTAAKFIESGTHIKVVVVGAEKMSSIVDYTDRTTCPIFGDGAGAVMLEPSANGYGIIDSILQSDGAGRVHLHQKAGGSEKPASYETVNAREHFIYQEGQAVFKWAVSKMADVSVELMEKNGLTANDLHWLVPHQANMRIIEATAQRMKLDKNKVMINIHKFGNTTAATLPLCLWEWESQLKKGDNIILATFGAGFTWGAMYLKWGY
- a CDS encoding histidinol-phosphatase translates to MQWFNHHTHSTFCDGSKPPVDYVKTALELGFSVLGFSSHAPLPFDNTFALRDEKVEEYRQTIRSLSYEYAGQLEIHLSMEIDFIPGLMEDFSYWKKRANLDYVIGGVHLLVPPGTRELWFIDGPRRETYDQGLKKFFGGDTRKAVRTYYDQLNQMVESQAPDVIAHIDKIKMHNNERFFSVNDNWYLDMFFENLALVKKKGCIVEVNTRGLYKGRCNELFPNLTALKRIKELQIPVTLSSDAHAPEDLSKEFPYALELIKTAGIKELMVFSCGKWKAEAIQ